One window of Hoplias malabaricus isolate fHopMal1 chromosome 16, fHopMal1.hap1, whole genome shotgun sequence genomic DNA carries:
- the sh3gl3a gene encoding endophilin-A3a isoform X1: MSVAGLKKQFHKASQLLSEKISGVEGTKLNEDFMEMERKIDVTNKSVFELLTKTTEYLQPNPASRAKLGMLNTVSKIRGQVKTTGYPQTEGLLGDCMLKYGRELGEESMFGSALVDVGEAMKQMADVKDSLDINVKQNFIDPLQSLQDKDLKEIGHHLKKLEGRRLDFDYKKKRQGKIPEEEIRQAVEKFEESRELAERSMFNFLENDVEQVSQLSSLIEAALEYHRQSSEILEELNSKLHNRMASASSRPKKEFKPKSIMSSLETLDNTQQNGLSYSSSKKSSDLQVTHTVNGKTDHVRYVSPIDHMWSESTQHSQTELHMDQPCCRSLYDFQPENQGELGFKEGDIIILTNQIDENWYEGMINGESGFFPINYVEVLVPLPQ; encoded by the exons ATGTCTGTAGCGGGTTTGAAGAAGCAGTTTCATAAAGCGAGTCAG ttaTTGAGTGAGAAGATAAGTGGCGTTGAAGGAACGAAGCTCAATGAGGACTTTATGGAAATGGAACGG AAGATCGACGTGACCAACAAGTCTGTCTTTGAGCTTCTCACCAAAACCACAGAGTACCTCCAGCCGAACCCGG cttcGAGAGCGAAGCTGGGGATGCTAAACACCGTGTCTAAAATCCGAGGGCAGGTGAAGACCACTGGTTACCCGCAGACGGAGGGGCTTCTGGGAGACTGTATGCTGAAATACGGTCGTGAACTTGGGGAGGAGTCTATGTtcg GTTCTGCTCTGGTGGACGTTGGTGAAGCTATGAAACAAATGGCTGATGTTAAAGACTCTCTTGATATCAACGTGAAGCAGAACTTTATTGACCCCCTGCAGAGCCTCCAGGACAAGGACCTGAAAGAGATCGGG CACCATCTGAAGAAGCTGGAGGGGCGGCGGTTAGACTTCGATTACAAGAAGAAGCGCCAGGGGAAGATTCCCGAGGAGGAAATCAGACAAGCCGTGGAGAAGTTTGAGGAATCCCGAGAGCTCGCGGAGAGGAGCATGTTCAACTTCTTAGAGAACGAC GTGGAGCAGGTGAGTCAGCTGTCTTCTCTAATCGAGGCGGCGCTGGAGTACCACCGTCAGTCCTCCGAGATCCTGGAGGAACTCAACAGCAAACTACACAACAG GATGGCCTCAGCGAGCAGCCGGCCCAAGAAAGAGTTCAAACCAAAGTCCATCATGTCCAGCCTGGAGACGCTCGACAACACCCAGCAGAACGGCCTCTCGTACAGCTCCTCTAAAAAGTCCTCAG aTCTCCAAGTCACCCACACTGTCAACGGAAAAA CTGATCACGTAAGATACGTTTCCCCCATCGATCACATGTGGTCCGAAAGCACCCAACATAGTC agacagagctgcacatGGACCAGCCGTGCTGCCGCTCGCTCTACGACTTCCAGCCCGAGAACCAGGGAGAGCTGGGCTTCAAAGAGGGGgacatcatcatcctcaccaacCAGATCGACGAGAACTGGTACGAGGGCATGATCAACGGGGAGTCGGGCTTCTTCCCCATCAACTACGTGGAGGTCCTAGTGCCCCTCCCTCAATGA
- the sh3gl3a gene encoding endophilin-A3a isoform X2, whose translation MSVAGLKKQFHKASQLLSEKISGVEGTKLNEDFMEMERKIDVTNKSVFELLTKTTEYLQPNPASRAKLGMLNTVSKIRGQVKTTGYPQTEGLLGDCMLKYGRELGEESMFGSALVDVGEAMKQMADVKDSLDINVKQNFIDPLQSLQDKDLKEIGHHLKKLEGRRLDFDYKKKRQGKIPEEEIRQAVEKFEESRELAERSMFNFLENDVEQVSQLSSLIEAALEYHRQSSEILEELNSKLHNRMASASSRPKKEFKPKSIMSSLETLDNTQQNGLSYSSSKKSSDLQVTHTVNGKKTELHMDQPCCRSLYDFQPENQGELGFKEGDIIILTNQIDENWYEGMINGESGFFPINYVEVLVPLPQ comes from the exons ATGTCTGTAGCGGGTTTGAAGAAGCAGTTTCATAAAGCGAGTCAG ttaTTGAGTGAGAAGATAAGTGGCGTTGAAGGAACGAAGCTCAATGAGGACTTTATGGAAATGGAACGG AAGATCGACGTGACCAACAAGTCTGTCTTTGAGCTTCTCACCAAAACCACAGAGTACCTCCAGCCGAACCCGG cttcGAGAGCGAAGCTGGGGATGCTAAACACCGTGTCTAAAATCCGAGGGCAGGTGAAGACCACTGGTTACCCGCAGACGGAGGGGCTTCTGGGAGACTGTATGCTGAAATACGGTCGTGAACTTGGGGAGGAGTCTATGTtcg GTTCTGCTCTGGTGGACGTTGGTGAAGCTATGAAACAAATGGCTGATGTTAAAGACTCTCTTGATATCAACGTGAAGCAGAACTTTATTGACCCCCTGCAGAGCCTCCAGGACAAGGACCTGAAAGAGATCGGG CACCATCTGAAGAAGCTGGAGGGGCGGCGGTTAGACTTCGATTACAAGAAGAAGCGCCAGGGGAAGATTCCCGAGGAGGAAATCAGACAAGCCGTGGAGAAGTTTGAGGAATCCCGAGAGCTCGCGGAGAGGAGCATGTTCAACTTCTTAGAGAACGAC GTGGAGCAGGTGAGTCAGCTGTCTTCTCTAATCGAGGCGGCGCTGGAGTACCACCGTCAGTCCTCCGAGATCCTGGAGGAACTCAACAGCAAACTACACAACAG GATGGCCTCAGCGAGCAGCCGGCCCAAGAAAGAGTTCAAACCAAAGTCCATCATGTCCAGCCTGGAGACGCTCGACAACACCCAGCAGAACGGCCTCTCGTACAGCTCCTCTAAAAAGTCCTCAG aTCTCCAAGTCACCCACACTGTCAACGGAAAAA agacagagctgcacatGGACCAGCCGTGCTGCCGCTCGCTCTACGACTTCCAGCCCGAGAACCAGGGAGAGCTGGGCTTCAAAGAGGGGgacatcatcatcctcaccaacCAGATCGACGAGAACTGGTACGAGGGCATGATCAACGGGGAGTCGGGCTTCTTCCCCATCAACTACGTGGAGGTCCTAGTGCCCCTCCCTCAATGA